A genomic stretch from Malus domestica chromosome 15, GDT2T_hap1 includes:
- the LOC103440449 gene encoding exocyst complex component SEC3A, whose amino-acid sequence MAKSSADDQELRRACEAAIESTKQSVVVSIRVAKSRGIWGKTHKLGRDMAKPRVLALSVKTKGQRTQAFLRVLKYSTGGVLEPAKLYKLKHLSKVEVLTNDPSGCTFTLGFDNLRSQSVAPPQWTMRNIDDRNRLLLCILNICKDALGHLPKVVGIDVVEMALWAKENTPAVTSQVKEQMGPAASTVTESDLKVTVEKELVSQAEEEDMEALLGTYVMGIGEAEAFSERLKRELLALEAANVHAILESEPLIDEVLQGLEAATNCVDDMDEWLGIFNVKLRHMREDIESIETRNNKLEMQSVNNRALIYELDKLLLGLRVPSQYAACLTGGSFDEARMLQNIEACEWLAGALRSLEVPNLDPIYANMRAVKEKRAELEKLKSTFVRRASEFLRNYFASLVDFMISDKSYFSQRGQLKRPDHADLRYKCRTYARLLQHLKSLDNNCMGTLRKAYCSSLNLLLRREAREFANELRASTKASRNPTVWLEGSGQNANAADTSTVSEAYSKMLTIFIPLLVDESSFFAHFMCFEVPALVPPGGTANGDKYDDTNDDDLGIMDIDDNDSKAGKSSGELAALNESLQDLLDGIQEDFYAVVDWAYKIDPLRCISMHGITERYLSGQKADAAGFVRLLLGDLESRVSMQFSRFVDEACHQIERNERNVRQVGVLSYIPRFATLATRMEQYIQGQSRDLVDQAYTKFVSIMFATLEKIAQTEPKYSDLFLLENYAAFQNSLYDLANVVPTLAKFYHQASEAYEQACTRHISMIIYNQFERLFQFARRIEDLMYTIAPEEIPFQLGLSKMDLRKVIKSSLSGLDKSIAGMYKKLQKNMTSEELLPSLWDKCKKEFLDKYEGFAQLVAKIYPTETILSVTEMRDLLASM is encoded by the exons ATGGCGAAATCGAGCGCAGACGACCAGGAGCTGCGGCGGGCCTGCGAGGCCGCCATCGAAAGCACCAAGCAGAGCGTCGTTGTGTCCATCCGCGTGGCCAAGAGCCGTGGGATCTGGGGCAAGACCCACAAGCTCGGCCGCGACATGGCCAAACCTAGGGTTCTCGCACTTTCCG TAAAAACCAAAGGCCAGAGGACTCAAGCCTTTCTCCGAGTCTTAAAATATTCTACTGGAGGAGTCCTTGAG CCTGCAAAGTTATACAAACTAAAGCATCTTTCAAAGGTGGAGGTTTTAACAAACGACCCTAGTGGGTGTACTTTTACTCTG GGTTTTGATAATCTTAGGAGTCAAAGTGTTGCTCCTCCTCAATGGACCATGCGAAATATTGATGACAG GAACCGGCTTTTACTTTGTATTTTAAACATATGCAAAGATGCACTGGGTCATCTTCCTAAAGTTGTTGGTATAGATGTGGTGGAGATGGCTCTTTGGGCTAAG GAAAATACACCGGCAGTCACTAGTCAAGTAAAGGAGCAAATGGGACCTGCTGCATCAACAGTAACTGAAAGTGACTTGAAAGTAACTGTTGAAAAAGAACTTGTCTCCCAAGCTGAGGAAGAGGACATGGAGGCACTTTTGGGAAC TTATGTCATGGGTATTGGTGAAGCAGAAGCATTTTCTGAAAGGTTGAAGAGGGAGCTTCTGGCTTTGGAAGCAGCAAATGTGCATGCCATTTTGGAAAGTGAACCTTTGATAGACGAG GTATTGCAAGGGCTTGAGGCAGCAACGAATTGTGTCGATGACATGGACGAATGGTTAGGAATCTTTAATGTGAAACTCAGACACATGAGAGAAGACATTGAATCG ATAGAAACCCGCAATAACAAGTTGGAGATGCAATCTGTAAATAATAGGGCACTCATTTATGAACTCGATAAGCTCCTTCTAGGTTTGCGTGTTCCTTCTCAG TATGCAGCATGCTTGACAGGAGGTTCATTCGATGAAGCACGTATGCTTCAAAACATAGAAGCATGTGAGTGGTTGGCTGGTGCTTTACGCAGTCTTGAAGTACCTAACTTGGATCCCATCTATGCAAATATGCGGGCT GTTAAAGAGAAGCGAGCAGAActtgaaaaattgaaatctaCATTTGTCAGAAGAGCTTCTGAGTTCTTGCGAAATTACTTTGCTAGTTTGGTGGATTTTATGATAAGCGACAAGAGCTACTTTTCTCAG CGGGGGCAGCTGAAAAGGCCTGATCATGCTGATCTACGGTACAAATGCAGAACGTATGCTCGCCTTCTGCAACATTTGAAG AGTCTTGATAACAATTGCATGGGCACTTTGAGGAAGGCATATTGTAGCTCCCTCAACTTGCTTCTTCGTCGTGAG GCTCGTGAATTTGCAAATGAGCTTCGTGCTAGTACAAAGGCATCAAGAAATCCAACCGTCTGGCTTGAAGGGTCTGGTCAAAATGCGAATGCTGCAGACACTTCTACTGTTTCTGAAGCTTATTCCAAGATGCTTACAATTTTTATCCCACTCCTTGTAGATGAG AGTTCTTTCTTTGCGCACTTTATGTGCTTTGAAGTTCCAGCACTTGTTCCTCCAGGGGGTACTGCTAATGGAGATAAATATGATGACACCAATGACGATGATTTGGGAATCATGGACATTGATGACAATGACAGCAAAGCTG GCAAAAGTTCAGGAGAGCTTGCAGCATTAAATGAATCTCTTCAGGACTTACTTGATGGAATCCAG GAAGACTTCTATGCCGTTGTGGACTGGGCATACAAGATTGATCCCTTACGCTGCATATCAATGCATGGGATTACAGAGCGCTATCTTTCTGGTCAAAAAGCTGATGCAGCAGGTTTTGTACGTCTCTTGCTTGGTGATCTGGAGTCGAGAGTTTCTATGCAGTTCAGTCGC TTTGTTGATGAAGCTTGCCACCAGATTGAAAGAAACGAGCGCAACGTTAGACAAGTGGGTGTCTTATCATACATCCCAAG ATTTGCTACTCTGGCAACACGAATGGAGCAGTACATCCAGGGACAATCTAGGGATTTGGTTGATCAAGCGTACACAAAATTT GTTAGCATCATGTTTGCGACTTTGGAGAAAATTGCACAAACAGAGCCAAAGTATTCTGATCTTTTTCTATTAGAGAACTATGCTGCGTTTCAGAATAG TTTGTATGACCTAGCAAATGTTGTGCCCACCTTGGCCAAATTTTATCACCAGGCAAGTGAAGCTTATGAACAAGCTTGCACACGCCATATCAGCATGATCATATACAAT CAATTTGAACGGCTTTTCCAGTTTGCTCGAAGAATAGAGGATTTGATGTATACAATCGCACCAGAAGAG ATCCCCTTCCAGCTAGGGTTGTCAAAGATGGATCTGCGGAAGGTGATAAAATCAAGTTTATCCGGG CTTGACAAGTCCATCGCTGGAATGTACAAGAAGTTGCAGAAAAACATGACTTCAGAAGAACTGCTGCCTTCTTTATGGGATAAATGCAAG AAGGAGTTCCTTGACAAGTATGAAGGTTTTGCGCAACTCGTCGCCAAGATTTACCCGACAGAGACCATTCTTAGCGTAACAGAAATGAGAGACCTTTTGGCTTCCATGTAA
- the LOC103440450 gene encoding probable E3 ubiquitin-protein ligase ARI8, with amino-acid sequence MDSTHHSNSFLRDDQTASQQLHYTILKQADISQRQLHEITEVCSTLCVSRAAAIILLRHCNWNTSKLFDKWFEEEDEVQKRLGLFKKTKTSPLVRTSSSDVCSFTCEICFETFVGGDRGISSNFCSHFYCGGCWGGYVSKSINNDGLGCLSLKCPHPSCGAAVGEDMIFLLADIDSDKGKFSRYLVRSYIEESYRKTKIKWCPAPGCDNAVDFVGGNKTNYDVSCLCSYIFCWNCSEEAHSPVKCETVAKWMSKNKNESENMNWILVNTKPCPQCKRPIEKNQGCNHMRCRAPCRFDFCWICLGEWSRSHLCNSYPEEVKSNASEKRKEMAKMSLDRYVHYYERWIANHDSKQKALQDFRLVQAVHLNKLDKKYRQTNPILSFVTEAWQEIIQCRRVLQWSYAYGFYIPENEDGKRRFFEYLQGEAECGLEKFHRCAEVELEEHVNADRSIEDFIKFRARVVQLTVVVRNYFKNLVRAMENDLSEIRSYGDYWSCDLCTYVNDSSATMCVMCSSESPLPAEF; translated from the coding sequence ATGGATTCTACTCACCACTCCAACAGCTTCCTCAGAGACGATCAAACGGCGTCGCAACAGCTTCACTACACAATCTTGAAACAAGCAGACATCAGCCAGCGCCAACTCCATGAAATCACAGAGGTCTGCTCGACACTTTGCGTGTCCAGAGCCGCCGCGATCATCTTACTCCGACACTGTAATTGGAACACCAGTAAGTTGTTTGACAAGTGGTTTGAGGAGGAAGACGAGGTTCAAAAAAGATTAGGCTtgtttaagaaaacaaaaacaagccCACTTGTTCGAACCTCGTCTTCTGATGTTTGTTCGTTTACTTGTGAAATTTGCTTTGAAACATTTGTTGGTGGTGATCGTGGAATTAGCTCCAATTTTTGTAGCCATTTTTATTGTGGAGGATGTTGGGGAGGGTATGTCAGTAAGTCAATTAACAATGACGGTCTTGGATGCTTGTCGCTGAAATGTCCGCATCCGAGTTGTGGTGCTGCTGTCGGGGAAGATATGATCTTTCTGTTGGCGGACATTGACTCCGATAAGGGTAAGTTTTCGCGGTACCTTGTGAGGTCTTACATTGAAGAGAGTTATCGGAAGACGAAGATAAAATGGTGCCCTGCTCCTGGTTGTGATAATGCTGTAGATTTTGTTGGTGGCAATAAGACTAATTATGATGTTTCCTGCCTTTGTTCGTATAtattttgttggaattgttcCGAAGAAGCTCACAGTCCGGTGAAATGTGAAACTGTGGCCAAGTGGATGTCGAAGAACAAGAATGAGTCCGAAAATATGAATTGGATTCTTGTCAACACCAAGCCTTGTCCACAGTGCAAGCGACCCATCGAAAAAAACCAAGGATGTAACCACATGAGATGCAGGGCACCCTGCAGGTTCGATTTCTGCTGGATATGCCTTGGAGAGTGGAGCCGTAGCCATTTGTGTAATTCTTACCCGGAGGAAGTGAAGAGCAATGCGAGTGAGAAAAGGAAAGAGATGGCAAAGATGTCTTTAGACAGATACGTCCACTATTACGAGCGTTGGATAGCCAACCATGATTCCAAGCAAAAAGCTCTCCAAGATTTTCGGCTTGTGCAAGCTGTCCATCTGAACAAACTTGATAAGAAGTATCGCCAAACCAATCCGATTCTCAGTTTTGTAACCGAGGCATGGCAAGAGATAATCCAGTGCCGGCGGGTGCTGCAATGGAGCTACGCATACGGGTTCTACATCCCTGAAAATGAGGATGGTAAGAGGCGGTTTTTTGAGTACTTGCAAGGCGAGGCAGAGTGCGGGTTGGAAAAGTTCCATCGATGTGCAGAAGTGGAACTAGAAGAGCATGTCAACGCAGATAGATCCATTGAagatttcatcaaatttcgggCTAGGGTAGTCCAACTGACCGTTGTGGTTAGGAATTACTTCAAGAACTTGGTGCGAGCTATGGAAAATGACCTTTCGGAGATAAGATCGTATGGGGATTATTGGTCTTGTGATCTCTGCACCTATGTCAATGACAGTTCTGCTACCATGTGTGTTATGTGTTCTTCAGAGTCTCCATTGCCTGCTGAATTTTAA
- the LOC103440448 gene encoding probable E3 ubiquitin-protein ligase ARI2, translating into MEDDYYVSSEDEEYYDDEDDRQNMELLDYVENDDSLPPEVPRSKVIPKESLLAAQKDDVQRVMDVLSSKENHARTLLIHYRWDVDNLLAVLVDKGKDRLYAEAGVTLVEHNSNVSQQLPSEVMCGICMDEIPAGQVTLMDCGHCFCNECWTEHFIVKINDGQSRRIKCMAHKCNAICDESIIRNLVSVRDPNLAEKFERFLLESYIDDNRMVKWCPSVPHCGNAIRIEEDELCEVECACALQFCFNCLSEAHSPCSCQIWKLWCQKCQDESETVNYIAVNTKPCPKCHKLVEKNGGCNLVTCVCGQHFCWLCGGATGYEHNAESIAGHSCGRFKEDEEMTLEQAKSDLVRYTHYYNRYQAHIDSLKLESKLKQSIQGKISHLVEREFTRTDFSWATNVLNRLFRSRQIISYSYPFAYYMFSEDLCKNEMTAEERTIKQNLFEDQQQQLESNMEKLSKFIEEPFDEYSPDEIRELKIRILNLSTLVDKLCAKLYDCIENDLLGSLKWTRHSVASYKSNGVEKASELNGS; encoded by the exons GTCATTCCGAAAGAATCTCTCTTGGCTGCACAG AAGGACGACGTGCAGAGGGTAATGGATGTGCTATCATCGAAAGAAAACCATGCCCGAACCTTACTCATCCATTATCGGTGGGATGTTGACAATCTGCTTGCGGTGCTTGTAGATAAGGGGAAAGATAGATTGTATGCTGAAGCAGGTGTGACGTTGGTGGAGCACAATAGCAATGTCTCACAACAGTTGCCCTCTGAGGTTATGTGCGGTATTTGCATGGACGAAATTCCAGCTGGTCAGGTGACACTCATGGATTGCGGTCACTGCTTCTGCAACGAAT GTTGGACAGAGCATTTTATTGTGAAAATAAATGACGGGCAGAGTAGACGCATTAAATGCATGGCACATAAATGCAATGCTATTTGTGACGAATCCATTATCAGAAATCTAGTCAGTGTAAGAGATCCTAATCTAGCAGAGAAATTTGAGCGTTTTCTTCTCGAATCATATATAGATGATAATAGAATGGTGAAATGGTGCCCAAGTGTTCCCCACTGCGGAAATGCCATACGCATCGAGGAAGATGAACTTTGCGAGGTTGAATGTGCATGTGCGCTTCAATTCTGTTTTAATTGCTTATCTGAAGCACACTCCCCATGTTCGTGTCAAATTTGGAAACTATGGTGTCAGAAGTGCCAAGATGAATCAGAGACGGTTAATTATATTGCAGTCAATACGAAGCCTTGCCCAAAGTGTCACAAGCTGGTTGAAAAGAACGGAGGATGCAATCTAGTTACTTGTGTCTGCGGACAACATTTTTG TTGGCTCTGTGGTGGCGCAACTGGTTACGAGCATAATGCGGAGTCCATCGCGGGTCACAGCTGTGGGCGATTCAAAGAAGACGAGGAGATGACTCTTGAGCAAGCCAAGAGCGATCTTGTTCGTTACACTCACTACTACAACCGTTATCAAGCTCATATCGATTCTCTTAAGCTTGAATCAAAGCTGAAACAAAGCATACAAGGAAAAATATCGCATTTGGTAGAAAGAGAATTTACACGTACAGATTTTAGCTGGGCAACCAATGTACTCAACAGACTCTTCAGATCAAGGCAGATTATTTCATATTCCTATCCGTTTGCATATTACATGTTTAGCGAAGATCTATGCAAAAATGAAATGACGGCAGAAGAAAGGACCATAAAACAAAACTTATTTGAGgaccagcagcagcagcttgAGTCAAATATGGAGAAGCTTTCTAAGTTTATAGAGGAGCCCTTCGACGAGTATTCGCCGGATGAAATTAGGGAGTTGAAAATCAGGATCTTAAATCTTTCTACGCTTGTTGATAAGCTCTGCGCAAAATT GTACGATTGCATTGAGAATGATTTGTTGGGTTCCCTCAAGTGGACAAGGCACAGTGTTGCTTCTTACAAGTCGAACGGTGTGGAGAAAGCTTCAGAACTTAACGGTTCCTAG